GGCACCGGGCATGAAAGTGAGCCGCAACAACCTTTTGTACCAATTCGTGTCAATTCTCTACAGCCGCACCGAGGTGGAGTTCACACGTGGAACATTTAGGGTGAAGGGCGATACCGTGGATATTTACCCCGCCTACGCCGATTTTGCTTACCGCATCTATTTCTGGGGCGACGAGATTGAATCCATTCAGCGCATTGACCCAGAATCTGGCAAGAAGATAGCCGACGAGGAAGGTATTTCGCTATTCCCGGCCAACTTGTTCGTGACTGGCAAAGACACGCTGAACCAAGCCATACAAGAGATTCAGTTTGACATGGTGGCGCAGCACGCCTATTTTGAGAAAGAAGGCCGCGACCAGGAAGCCAAACGCATTAAAGAACGCACCGAGTTTGACTTGGAGATGATTCGGGAATTGGGGTATTGCTCCGGTATTGAGAACTATTCCCGCTACTTTGACCGTCGGGAGCCCGGCGCGCGGCCCTTCTGTTTGCTGGACTATTTTCCGGATGATTTCCTGATGGTGATTGACGAGAGCCACGCTACGCTTCCGCAGGTGAAAGCCATGTGGGGCGGCGACCGCTCGCGCAAAACCGCGCTGGTAGAATACGGCTTCCGGCTGCCCGCCGCTATGGACAACCGCCCGCTTACGTTCAATGAATTTGAAAGCGTGATGCACCAGGTGTTGTTCGTGAGCGCGACGCCCGGCGACTATGAAATCCAGAAATCTGAGGGCGTGATTGTGGAGCAGATTATCAGACCAACCGGTTTGCTGGACCCTGAAATTGAAGTTCGGCCCAGCCAAAACCAGATTGATGATTTGTTGGACGAAGTGGACAACCGCATCAAACGCGGCGACCGCGTGCTGGTGACCACGCTCACTAAACGCATGGCCGAAGAACTCAGCAAGTACATGGAACGCCTCAACATCAAGGTAAAATACATTCACTCTGAAGTGAAGACGCTGGAGCGCGTGGAGATTCTGCGCGAACTGCGCCTAGGAACCATTGACGTGTTGATTGGCGTGAACCTACTCCGTGAAGGTCTGGATTTACCCGAGGTAAGTTTGGTGACTATTCTGGATGCCGATAAAGAAGGCTTCCTGCGGGACCAGCGCTCCTTGATTCAGACCATTGGTCGGGCGGCGCGTAATGAAAACGGGAAAGTGATTATGTACGCAGACCGCATGACCGGTTCCATGCAACGCGCCATTGACGAGACCAACCGCCGCCGCGCCACCCAGATGGAATACAACATGGAGCACGGCATCACGCCCAAAACCATCTATAAATCCAAGGAAGCCATTATGGAACAGACCTCGGTGGCAGACAGCAACAAGCGCGAGGCCAAGGCTTATGCTGGACCGGACGAAAGCCTGCTCTCCATCGCCGCTGACCCGGTGGTGCAGTACATGAAGCGCGACGAGCTGGAGAAAGTCATCAAGAAAACCGAGAAGCAGATGGAAGCCGCCGCCAAGGAACTGGACTTTTTGCAAGCCGCTAAATTCAGAGATGAACTGGCTGAGCTGAGAAAACTACTCAAGAACAAACGCGACTAATTCTGCGGTTTATACTTTTGAAATCCTGTTTTCGGCTCCATTTCCAGAAATGAAGCCGAAAACGCAGTTGGCATAGACACTCGTAGGAGCTTCGCACACTACGAGGTCATTTGAGCAAGCGATAACAGATAGTAAGCTGAAAACTATGTGTAAGTTCTGCTGTCTTTCCGGTAAAACTGAAAAGTGTGTTTCCTTTTCCCTCCAGGAGAAGGGCAGGTCTGGAGAAAGTTGGAACAATAATTACTGTTACTCAAAAGACCTCGTAGTGTGCGCAGCTCCTACGAGTGTCTCTACTAGTGAATTGACCTCATCCGTTTTCGGGCTCATTTCTGAAAACGAAGCCAAAAACAGAAAAGCCGCTCTACAAAATTAGTAGAGCGGCTTTTTCGTTTCAATCGAATAAATTTAAATCAATTTGTCTGGCGTGATGGGTAATTCCCTGATTCTTCTGCCAGTGGCATTGAAGATGGCGTTGGCAATGGCTGGTGCCACGCCAATAATGGCGATCTCTCCGATGCCTTTGGTGCCGTTAGGGTTGTTAATCAAATCTGGCTTGTTGACAAAAGCCGCGGTAATGTTAGGCGCATCGGCATGAACCGGTACGTGGTAATCGGCAAAATC
This region of Rufibacter sp. LB8 genomic DNA includes:
- the uvrB gene encoding excinuclease ABC subunit UvrB; translation: MDFQLTSEFKPTGDQPKAIKELVKGIRTGEHAQVLLGATGTGKTFTVANVIQEVKKPTLVLCHNKTLAAQLYGEFKQFFPNNAVEYFISYYDYYQPEAYIASSDVFIEKDLAINEEIEKLRLHATSALLSGRRDVIVVASVSCIYGIGNPEEFGKNVIPLAPGMKVSRNNLLYQFVSILYSRTEVEFTRGTFRVKGDTVDIYPAYADFAYRIYFWGDEIESIQRIDPESGKKIADEEGISLFPANLFVTGKDTLNQAIQEIQFDMVAQHAYFEKEGRDQEAKRIKERTEFDLEMIRELGYCSGIENYSRYFDRREPGARPFCLLDYFPDDFLMVIDESHATLPQVKAMWGGDRSRKTALVEYGFRLPAAMDNRPLTFNEFESVMHQVLFVSATPGDYEIQKSEGVIVEQIIRPTGLLDPEIEVRPSQNQIDDLLDEVDNRIKRGDRVLVTTLTKRMAEELSKYMERLNIKVKYIHSEVKTLERVEILRELRLGTIDVLIGVNLLREGLDLPEVSLVTILDADKEGFLRDQRSLIQTIGRAARNENGKVIMYADRMTGSMQRAIDETNRRRATQMEYNMEHGITPKTIYKSKEAIMEQTSVADSNKREAKAYAGPDESLLSIAADPVVQYMKRDELEKVIKKTEKQMEAAAKELDFLQAAKFRDELAELRKLLKNKRD